In a single window of the Brassica napus cultivar Da-Ae unplaced genomic scaffold, Da-Ae ScsIHWf_2632;HRSCAF=3384, whole genome shotgun sequence genome:
- the LOC125601697 gene encoding cytidine deaminase 1-like, with amino-acid sequence MGRWWVRSRRTRIISATPQVPRRRRIRRTVWHCLRCLQEICDASEIKLIITYPNATADSDADSDGFLRLGSNLPHRFSPEDLLDKDFPLILEHRDNNLTISDRDPISNGNTDSAVELKHAALAAANRLCPSGASVVVVKKKMVVGYG; translated from the coding sequence ATGGGGAGATGGTGGGTTCGTAGCCGTCGGACTCGGATCATCTCCGCCACTCCGCAGGTTCCGCGACGTCGCCGTATCCGCCGCACGGTGTGGCATTGCCTTCGATGCCTCCAAGAGATCTGCGACGCGTCGGAGATCAAACTCATAATCACCTATCCGAACGCTACCGCAGATTCCGACGCCGATTCAGACGGATTCCTCCGCCTCGGGAGCAACTTGCCGCACAGATTCAGTCCCGAGGATCTTCTCGATAAAGACTTCCCTCTCATCCTCGAGCATCGCGATAACAACCTCACGATCTCGGATCGCGATCCAATCTCCAACGGAAACACCGATTCCGCCGTGGAATTGAAACATGCGGCTCTAGCGGCGGCAAACAGATTGTGTCCGTCGGGTGCTTCGGTTGtggtggtgaagaagaagatggttgTGGGATACGGGTAG
- the LOC106422172 gene encoding pectin acetylesterase 8-like, with protein sequence MINFNQWLVLVVCSLAILKAEGLLVNITFVRNAVAKGAVCLDGSPPAYHLDRGSGTGINSWLIQLEGGGWCHNVTNCISRMHTKLGSSKKMVENLAFSAILSNKEQRNPDFYNWNRVKVRYCDGSSFTGDVKTVNPATNLHFRGARVWLAVMRELLAKGMRNAENAVLSGCSAGGLASLMHCDSFRALLPMGTNVKCLSDAGFFLNTRDVSGAQYIKSYFNDVVTLHGSAKNLPRSCTSRLTPAMCFFPQYVARQIRTPVFVLNAAYDSWQIKNILAPRAADPDGKWQSCQLDIKNCQRSQLKVMQDFRLEFLSAVIGLGRSASRGMFIDSCYTHCQTETQTSWFWQDSPILNRTTIAKAVGDWVYDKNLFRKIDCPYPCNPTCHHRVFTPQDAPPI encoded by the exons ATGATCAACTTCAACCAATGGTTGGTTCTTGTGGTATGCTCATTAGCAATCTTGAAAGCAGAAGGATTGCTCGTCAATATTACATTTGTTCGAAACGCCGTCGCAAAAGGAGCCG TATGTTTGGATGGTAGTCCACCAGCTTATCATTTAGACAGAGGTTCGGGAACTGGAATCAATAGCTGGTTGATACAGCTTGag GGAGGAGGATGGTGTCATAATGTAACAAACTGCATTAGTCGGATGCATACTAAATTAGGTTCATCGAagaaaatggtggagaatcttGCTTTCTCAGCTATTCTTAGCAACAAGGAACAACGTAATCCTG ATTTTTACAATTGGAACAGAGTGAAAGTTAGATATTGTGATGGTTCATCATTCACAGGAGATGTGAAAACAGTGAACCCT GCTACTAATCTTCACTTCAGAGGTGCTCGAGTTTGGCTAGCCGTTATGCGGGAGCTGCTAGCTAAAGGCATGAGAAACGCCGAGAAT GCTGTTTTGTCTGGGTGTTCTGCTGGTGGGTTAGCTTCACTGATGCATTGTGACAGTTTCCGAGCTCTATTACCAATGGGTACCAATGTAAAATGTCTTTCAGATGCTGGTTTCTTTCTCAACAC AAGAGATGTTTCAGGAGCTCAATACATTAAATCATACTTCAACGATGTGGTTACACTACAT GGATCAGCAAAGAATTTACCGAGGTCATGCACGTCAAGATTGACCCCTGCAATG TGTTTCTTTCCACAATACGTAGCTCGCCAGATTAGAACTCCTGTTTTCGTTCTTAATGCTGCCTACGACTCTTGGCAG ATTAAGAACATTTTGGCTCCTCGTGCTGCTGATCCTGATGGTAAGTGGCAGAGTTGTCAGCTTGACATCAAGAATTGCCAACGAAGCCAGCTCAAAGTTATGCAAG ATTTCAGGTTAGAGTTCTTGAGCGCAGTGATAGGTTTAGGAAGATCTGCATCAAGAGGGATGTTTATAGACTCATGCTACACTCACTGCCAAACCGAGACACAAACTTCTTGGTTCTGGCAAGATTCTCCAATTCTAAACCGAACG ACAATAGCAAAAGCTGTTGGAGATTGggtttatgataaaaatttGTTTCGGAAGATAGATTGTCCTTACCCTTGTAACCCTACTTGCCACCACAGGGTTTTCACTCCTCAAGATGCTCCTCCAATTTAA